A window from Cryptomeria japonica chromosome 1, Sugi_1.0, whole genome shotgun sequence encodes these proteins:
- the LOC131046420 gene encoding replication protein A 70 kDa DNA-binding subunit C-like, translated as MNAGDDIPSPLLQLLSFKKMAGDPNDNDKYKIVLSDGTYMQLAILSPKYADLLHAETLKIGSIVLLTNYTCRYVWNTRTIIIFTLDVKKTDCHLVGKPRYLFKEQEEQMLGRETPPSTKCALKFGVDLPSPQNAPSKNISLVKSLNPFQNNWTIKDEEGCEIRITSFDEIAELHYHRIEKGASYVIPKGTVKDANTVYNKLNNHLEIILIETSVLKRSAPDLDETKKKISVIRRKDGCTVNKRIVKINDMSTLTIDVNLWGPPSEQLGSDLKNMHASGTFVILAIQNARVGYFNGKVINISVSTTFEINPSISEANPLCLRGIVQQCLDPHSSVVHTKNNQYQRMSIASILQCLSIVSETIETTITAVLRFIKQDQFYYTACPLQFNDKECKKKCSKLAENLWLCPRCQTQFPECNYIPPADETTRSYRQCLG; from the exons ATGAATGCTGGAGATGATATCCCTTCGCCATTGTTGCAGCTTTTGTCATTTAAAAAAATGGCTGGTGATCCAAATGACAATGACAAATACAAAATAGTCCTGTCAGATGGTACATATATGCAGCTAGCCATTTTGTCACCCAAGTATGCTGACTTATTGCATGCAGAGACGTTGAAGATAGGTTCTATTGTTTTGTTGACAAACTATACTTGTCGATATGTTTGGAACACAAG GACCATCATTATATTCACTCTTGATGTGAAGAAAACGGATTGTCATTTGGTTGGAAAACCTAGATACCTCTTTAAAGAGCAGGAGGAGCAAATGTTGGGCCGTGAAACCCCACCCTCCACTAAATGTGCTCTTAAATTCGGTGTAGATTTACCTTCCCCACAAAATGCTCCCTCTAAAAATATCAGCCTTGTTAAAAGCTTGAACCCTTTCCAAAACAATTGGACCATAAAAG ACGAAGAGGGTTGTGAAATTAGAATCACTTCCTTTGATGAGATAGCAGAATTGCACTATCATCGAATTGAAAAAGGAGCTTCATATGTTATTCCCAAAGGTACTGTAAAGGATGCAAACACAGTATACAATAAGCTTAACAACCACCTTGAGATTATCTTGATTGAAACTTCAGTTTTGAAGCGATCTGCCCCTGATCTTGATGAGACTAAAAAAAAA ATTTCTGTAATTCGTAGAAAGGATGGTTGTACTGTAAACAAGAGAATAGTAAAAATAAATGATATGTCAACTTTGACAATAGATGTTAACCTTTGGGGCCCGCCATCAGAACAACTAGGTAGTGACTTGAAAAATATGCATGCATCTGGAACATTTGTCATCCTTGCTATTCAAAATGCAAGGGTTGGTTATTTCAATGGAAAAGTCATTAATATTTCAGTGTCTACAACTTTTGAAATTAACCCTTCTATTTCAGAAGCAAACCCACTTTGTTTAAGAGGCATTGTACAACAATGCCTTGATCCACACTCTTCGGTTGTCCATACCAAAAATAACCAGTATCAAAGAATGTCAATTGCATCCATCCTACAATGCCTTAGCATTGTGTCGGAAACCATTGAGACTACTATTACAGCTGTCTTGCGCTTCATAAAGCAAGATCAGTTTTACTATACAGCTTGCCCATTACAGTTCAACGATAAAGAATGTAAAAAGAAATGTAGTAAGTTAGCTGAGAATTTGTGGCTCTGCCCTAGGTGTCAAACACAATTCCCTGAATGTAATTACATACCTCCTGCAGATGAAACTACAAGATCATACAGGCAGTGTTTGGGCTAA